The Anopheles coluzzii chromosome 2, AcolN3, whole genome shotgun sequence genome window below encodes:
- the LOC120961312 gene encoding uncharacterized protein LOC120961312: protein MQRSPQQGAAPVASPAVAISPAVADSPAVVASPAAGLPTPSPYLIDMTPLARDASTDLPEFQVETVNAMRLKPPELDTADIHTFFYALENWFDAWNISPHHHVRRFNILKTQIPTRILPELRPILDSVPNTDRYESAKKAIIQHFEESQRSRLHRLLSEMSLGDRKPSQLLAEMRRTANGAMTDSMLIDLWIGRLPPYVQSAVIASSQNADEKVKVADSVVDSFALYNRSGPYQTIAEVRNEEVNHLSRQVAELSQRLETLMNQNQARERSRARSRSRNRNTNQATNPNTNGYCFYHDRYGQQARNCRAPCSFNSRPQNNGTPTTSA from the coding sequence ATGCAGCGCAGCCCGCAACAAGGTGCAGCGCCGGTCGCCAGCCCTGCAGTTGCCATCAGCCCTGCAGTGGCCGACAGTCCTGCGGTGGTCGCCAGCCCCGCAGCTGGACTCCCCACACCGAGTCCATACTTAATCGATATGACTCCTCTCGCTCGTGACGCCTCTACCGACCTTCCGGAGTTCCAAGTCGAGACCGTGAACGCCATGCGTCTCAAGCCGCCCGAATTGGATACTGCTGACATCCATACGTTCTTCTACGCCTTGGAGAACTGGTTCGACGCCTGGAATATTTCTCCGCACCATCATGTTAGACGTTTTAACATCCTGAAAACACAGATCCCTACGCGAATTCTTCCCGAGTTGCGTCCCATTCTCGACAGCGTACCAAATACCGACCGCTACGAATCCGCGAAGAAGGCCATCATACAACATTTCGAAGAGTCTCAGCGAAGCCGCCTACACCGTTTGCTATCCGAAATGAGCCTCGGCGACCGTAAGCCTTCTCAACTGCTAGCCGAGATGCGGCGAACAGCAAACGGTGCAATGACCGACTCCATGTTGATCGATCTTTGGATCGGTCGGCTGCCGCCCTACGTTCAGTCCGCCGTGATCGCGTCCTCTCAAAACGCCGACGAGAAAGTTAAGGTAGCCGATTCAGTGGTCGACTCTTTCGCCTTGTACAATCGCTCCGGTCCGTACCAAACCATCGCCGAGGTGCGGAATGAGGAGGTCAACCACCTTTCACGACAGGTAGCCGAGCTGAGTCAACGCTTAGAAACTCTAATGAACCAGAACCAAGCTCGTGAACGCTCACGGGCCCGCTCACGCTCTCGCAATCGCAACACGAACCAGGCTACTAATCCTAACACTAATGGCTATTGTTTCTACCACGACCGATACGGACAGCAAGCGCGTAACTGCCGCGCTCCGTGCTCGTTTAACAGCCGTCCTCAAAATAACGGTACTCCTACTACTTCTGCATGA
- the LOC120948592 gene encoding arrestin homolog encodes MVVAVKVFKKSAPNGKLTVYLGKRDFIDHTDYCDPIDGVIVLDEEYLRGRKVFGQLITTYRYGREEDEVMGVKFSKEMVLTKEQIYPMENANMEMTPMQERLVKKLGANAFPFTFHFPSMAPSSVTLQAGEDDTGKPLGVEYAIKAHVGEDESDKGHKRSAVTLTIKKLQYAPVSRGRRLPSSLVSKGFTFSQGKINLEVTLDREIYYHGEKIAANIVVTNNSRKTVKSIKCFVVQHCEVTMVNAQFSKHIASLETREGCPITPGASFTKSFFLVPLASSNKDRRGIALDGHLKEDDVNLASSTLISEGKCPSDAMGIVISYSLRVKLNCGTLGGELQTDVPFKLMNPAPGSVERERVNALKKMKSIERHRYENSHYADDDDNIVFEDFARLRMNEPE; translated from the exons ATGGTTGTCGCAGTGAAAGTGTTCAAAAAATCGGCCCCGAATGGCAAACTGACCGTCTATCTCGGCAAGCGTGACTTCATCGACCACACCGACTACTGTGACCCGATCGATGGCGTTATCGTGCTGGACGAGGAGTACCTGCGAGGCCGCAAGGTCTTCGGCCAG CTCATCACCACCTACCGCTATGGCCGGGAAGAGGATGAGGTGATGGGCGTGAAGTTCTCCAAGGAGATGGTGCTGACCAAGGAACAGATCTACCCGATGGAGAACGCCAACATGGAGATGACGCCGATGCAGGAGCGGCTGGTAAAGAAGCTGGGCGCGAACGCGTTCCCGTTCACCTTCCACTTCCCGAGCATGGCGCCGAGCTCGGTGACGCTGCAGGCCGGTGAGGACGACACGGGCAAACCGCTCGGCGTCGAGTACGCGATCAAGGCGCACGTCGGCGAGGACGAGAGCGACAAGGGCCACAAGCGCAGCGCCGTCACGCTGACGATCAAGAAGCTCCAGTACGCGCCGGTGTCCCGCGGTCGTCGTCTTCCTTCGTCGCTCGTCAGCAAGGGCTTCACCTTCTCGCAGGGCAAGATCAACCTGGAGGTAACGCTCGATCGGGAGATCTACTACCACGGCGAGAAGATTGCGGCCAACATCGTCGTGACGAACAACTCGCGCAAGACTGTCAAGAGCATCAAGTGCTTCGTTGTGCAGCACTGTGAG GTCACGATGGTGAATGCACAGTTCAGCAAGCACATCGCCTCGCTGGAGACGCGCGAGGGTTGCCCGATCACGCCCGGGGCGAGCTTCACGAAATCGTTCTTCCTGGTCCCGCTCGCCTCCAGCAACAAGGACCGCCGGGGCATTGCGCTCGACGGCCACCTGAAGGAGGATGACGTCAACCTGGCCTCGTCCACGCTGATCAGCGAGGGCAAGTGTCCGTCGGATGCGATGGGTATTGTCATCTCGTACTCGCTGCGCGTCAAGCTCAACTGTGGCACGCTCGGCGGTGAACTCCAGACGGACGTACCGTTCAAGCTGATGAACCCAGCACCTG GATCTGTCGAGCGAGAGCGCGTGAACGCCCTGAAGAAGATGAAGTCGATAGAGCGCCACCGTTACGAGAACTCGCACTACGCCGACGATGACGACAACATCGTGTTCGAAGACTTTGCCCGCCTGCGGATGAACGAGCCGGAGTAA
- the LOC120948593 gene encoding peroxisomal targeting signal 2 receptor, with protein MSTFFTTNRHGYSVRFSPFNPDQFVVASSQFYGLAGGGTLYFLELTPDGCGIVEKRTHHWTDGLFDVTWSESNPEIIVSGSGDGSVQLWNTNLASNNGPPSMVYREHKKEIYSVDWSKVPYEQLFISASWDSTVKIWDPIRNNSLSTYIGHTQLVYSAVFAAHIPNTFASVSGDGFLKIWDILCYDLPIASIKAHDGEVLTVDWCKHDSNILATGASDGLIRIWDLRNFGVPITELKGNEFAVRKVQFSPHNFSVLASVGYDFTTRIWDFKKSNEAIETIKHHSEFTYGLDWNRRRRNQLADCGWDSLVHVFKPDCLSDKI; from the exons ATGTCGACGTTTTTCACCACCAACCGGCACGGCTACAGTGTGCGGTTTTCCCCGTTCAACCCGGACCAGTTCGTGGTCGCGTCGAGCCAGTTCTACGGGCTGGCCGGCGGTGGCACGCTGTACTTTCTCGAGCTCACGCCGGACGGTTGCGGTATCGTGGAGAAGCGGACCCACCACTGGACGGACGGGCTGTTCGATGTG ACCTGGTCCGAATCGAACCCGGAAATCATCGTGTCCGGGTCTGGCGACGGTAGCGTGCAGCTGTGGAACACCAACCTGGCCAGCAACAACGGTCCGCCGTCGATGGTGTACCGGGAGCACAAGAAGGAAATCTACAGCGTCGACTGGAGCAAGGTGCCGTACGAGCAGCTGTTCATTAGCGCCAGCTGGGACAGCACGGTCAAGATCTGGGACCCGATCCGGAACAACTCGCTCAGCACGTACATCGGCCACACGCAGCTGGTGTACAGTGCGGTGTTTGCGGCCCACATCCCGAACACGTTCGCGAGCGTTAGCGGCGACGGCTTCCTGAAGATCTGGGACATCCTCTGTTACGATCTGCCGATCGCAAGCATCAAAGCGCACGATGGCGAG GTCTTGACAGTGGACTGGTGCAAGCACGACTCGAACATCCTGGCAACTGGCGCGTCCGACGGTTTGATACGCATTTGGGACCTGAGAAACTTTGGCGTTCCGATCACGGAACTGAAGGGCAACGAGTTTGCCGTAAGAAAAGTACAATTTTCCCCGCACAACTTCTCCGTGCTGGCGAGCGTCGGGTACGATTTTACCACCag AATATGGGACTTTAAGAAGAGCAATGAAGCGATCGAAACAATTAAGCACCATTCGGAGTTTACGTACGGGCTGGACTGGAACAGGCGGCGCCGGAACCAGCTGGCCGACTGTGGCTGGGACTCGCTGGTGCACGTCTTCAAGCCGGATTGCCTTTCGGACAAGATATAA
- the LOC120961430 gene encoding X-linked retinitis pigmentosa GTPase regulator: MCNTTDQNGDGMHVDIDVPDTGAVFTLGKSYLYDDTIKEQTTPQHDGIPHSPHGQRPKTPNGKDVPTRQQSYFFVKNDPIVKIVCGSKQSGVICESGRLFVWGHSGHGQLGLGKTETVHKPSCVRTIKRLKDRVQSFCFGGNGFCVILTASGKVFYSGKNVFPFNAKVASLLDATTLHKNPTDNSEYTPYPVELHEFSHCLEQSPDDESFSHVVAGFNHFVLLTTGGNCFGWGYNSHQQLGGVDSLRILTHPERIALDEPVAHVLCGNYCTLFVTEANTLYLVGKFQKITLPVLKPLESCTLPDRVTGGEITGWDCVYLLLATGQVYRSNRVKAVEDLRFEPFDHLAGLLADDEYVTKIASAHDCVSFVTSSGRLLTTYDDDSPFTASDHFKELSKFRHFNVTDIASGAEHSLVLAYPAAERLDVTHALELLRNATPLPTELQRDAQQAAEFLRNEKRRLRREHVEREISKDESIAIETTDRGEADVRFIDNGVSIAPVTPNGKQHKRRHHHHHQLKPADAVDADDEADRFSAHRDVVPRKTHTPNISQLIDYSDDDNDSISSQSTFHDEEEENGENGSRTGKQALEGYKNGVGHSDSNNNARNEDVRKLSLGSKLNGSLGSTKSSDRMRKFFKELKSKSMDVSCKNPGVVLDDDVKYSKNDQIIQAEDRASKVCTLM, encoded by the exons ATGTGCAACACAACGGATCAAAACGGCGATGGGATGCACGTGGATATCGATGTTCCAG ATACGGGTGCCGTGTTCACGCTAGGCAAATCGTACCTCTACGATGACACCATTAAGGAGCAAACAACGCCCCAGCACGATGGCATCCCTCACAGCCCGCACGGCCAGCGGCCCAAAACCCCCAACGGCAAGGATGTACCAACGCGACAGCAGAGTTACTTTTTCGTCAAAAACGATCCGATCGTGAAAATTGTCTGTGGCAGCAAGCAAAGTGGCGTGATATGTG AATCTGGACGACTGTTCGTGTGGGGCCACAGTGGACACGGTCAGCTTGGGCTGGGCAAAACGGAAACCGTCCATAAACCCTCCTGCGTGCGTACGATCAAGCGTCTCAAGGACCGTGTCCAGTCGTTTTGCTTTGGCGGGAATGGATTCTGCGTCATTCTCACCG CATCCGGTAAGGTGTTTTACAGTGGGAAAAATGTGTTCCCCTTCAATGCAAAGGTAGCCTCACTGCTCGATGCGACCACACTGCACAAAAATCCCACCGATAACAGTGAATACACACCGTACCCGGTGGAGTTGCACGAGTTCAGCCACTGTCTGGAGCAATCACCCGATGATGAGTCCTTCAGCCACGTGGTAGCCGGCTTTAATCACTTCGTACTGCTCACTACCGGTGGCAATTGCTTCGGCTGGGGCTACAACAGTCACCAGCAGCTCGGTGGAGTGGATTCGCTCCGCATACTGACCCACCCGGAACGGATCGCACTGGACGAACCGGTAGCGCACGTGCTTTGCGGCAACTACTGCACGCTGTTCGTGACCGAAGCGAACACGCTCTATCTCGTAGGAAAGTTTCAAAAGATCACACTCCCCGTGTTGAAGCCGCTGGAAAGCTGTACCCTCCCGGACAGGGTAACCGGTGGGGAGATTACCGGTTGGGACTGTGTCTACCTGCTGCTGGCGACGGGCCAGGTGTATCGTTCGAATCGCGTAAAAGCGGTGGAAGATTTACGCTTCGAACCGTTCGACCACCTAGCGGGACTGCTGGCGGACGACGAGTACGTCACAAAGATAGCGTCCGCACACGATTGCGTTTCGTTCGTCACCAGCAGCGGACGGTTGCTGACGACGTACGATGACGACAGTCCCTTCACAGCATCGGATCACTTCAAGGAGCTGTCCAAATTCCGCCACTTTAACGTCACCGACATTGCGAGCGGTGCGGAGCATTCGCTCGTACTAGCCTACCCAGCCGCTGAGCGGTTGGATGTGACGCACGCCCTGGAGCTGCTGCGTAACGCCACCCCGCTACCGACCGAGCTGCAGCGCGATGCACAGCAGGCGGCAGAGTTTCTGCGCAACGAAAAGCGCCGGCTGCGGCGGGAGCACGTCGAGCGGGAAATTTCCAAGGATGAGTCGATCGCGATCGAAACCACCGACCGGGGCGAGGCGGACGTACGGTTCATCGACAACGGGGTAAGCATAGCGCCGGTCACACCCAACGGGAAGCAGCACAAGCGacgccaccatcatcaccatcagctgAAGCCGGCCGATGCAGTCGATGCGGACGATGAGGCGGATCGGTTCTCCGCCCACCGGGATGTGGTGCCGAGGAAAACGCATACACCCAACATTAGTCAGCTGATCGATTAcagtgatgatgataatgatagcATCTCGTCGCAGTCCACCTTTCACGATGAGGAGgaagaaaatggtgaaaatggAAGCCGCACGGGCAAGCAGGCGTTGGAGGGCTACAAAAACGGTGTCGGCCACAGCGATAGCAACAATAACGCAAGGAATGAGGACGTGCGCAAGCTGAGCCTCGGCAGCAAGCTGAACGGTAGCTTGGGCAGCACCAAATCCAGCGACCGGATGCGCAAGTTCTTCAAGGAGCTGAAATCGAAAAGCATGGACGTGTCGTGCAAAAACCCGGGCGTCGTGCTGGATGATG acGTAAAGTACTCCAAGAACGACCAGATTATCCAGGCGGAGGATAGAGCGTCCAAGGTGTGCACACTGATGTGA